Proteins encoded in a region of the Rutidosis leptorrhynchoides isolate AG116_Rl617_1_P2 chromosome 9, CSIRO_AGI_Rlap_v1, whole genome shotgun sequence genome:
- the LOC139866793 gene encoding glucan endo-1,3-beta-glucosidase 7-like, with protein MSMSSPPPSTVAAFHVLLLLITISTVRSQSYIGVNYGTVADNLPPPSATAKLLQSTSFQKLRLYGSDPVIIKALANTGIGITIGAANGDIPAMASDVNFAKSWITTNVLPFYPASKIILINVGNEVLQYGEPELKAQLLPAMQNLQTAINDASLGGKIRVSTVHSMSVLGASEPPSAGRFDSSVVDLLKGLLEFNKENGSPFMINPYPFFAYQTDPRPETLAFCLFEPNSGRPDPGSNAKYMNMFDAQVDAVRAALNAMAFNDVEIVVAETGWPYKGGDGEVGATVENAKAYNGNLVAHLRSMVGTPLMPGKSIDTYLFALYDEDLKPGKLSEKSFGIYNVDLTPIYDAGLSKNSQGGDTAPTPTISPPAADAPGTTLPTNSSTPTTTTTPPTTTTPHNSPTAKLNASKNTASLSKIDISFAIFTFLSISLML; from the exons ATGTCGATGTCGTCTCCTCCTCCATCCACCGTCGCCGCCTTCCACGTCCTCCTCCTCCTCATCACCATCTCCACCGTCC GGTCACAATCATATATCGGAGTAAACTACGGTACGGTGGCCGACAACCTTCCACCACCTTCCGCCACCGCAAAGTTACTCCAATCCACATCATTTCAAAAACTCCGTCTCTACGGATCCGACCCGGTCATAATCAAAGCACTAGCAAACACCGGCATCGGAATCACAATCGGAGCAGCCAACGGCGACATTCCGGCAATGGCGTCCGACGTAAACTTCGCAAAATCATGGATCACAACCAACGTACTTCCATTCTATCCTGCAAGTAAAATCATCTTAATCAACGTCGGTAATGAAGTTTTACAGTACGGTGAACCGGAACTGAAAGCGCAATTACTACCGGCGATGCAAAATCTACAAACGGCCATTAATGATGCTTCGTTAGGTGGTAAAATTAGGGTTTCGACTGTTCATTCGATGTCGGTGTTAGGAGCGTCGGAACCACCGTCAGCCGGAAGATTTGATTCTAGCGTTGTGGATTTATTAAAAGGGTTGCTGGAGTTTAATAAAGAAAACGGGTCGCCGTTTATGATTAATCCGTACCCGTTTTTTGCGTATCAGACGGATCCTAGACCGGAAACTTTGGCGTTTTGTTTGTTTGAGCCGAACTCGGGTCGACCGGATCCCGGTTCAAATGCTAAGTATATGAACATGTTTGATGCTCAG GTTGATGCAGTAAGGGCGGCATTAAACGCGATGGCCTTTAACGATGTTGAGATTGTGGTTGCTGAAACGGGTTGGCCATACAAAGGTGGTGATGGTGAGGTTGGCGCAACCGTTGAGAACGCCAAGGCTTATAATGGCAATTTGGTTGCTCATCTTAGGTCTATGGTTGGAACCCCATTGATGCCTGGCAAATCAATTGACACATATCTATTTGCGTTATATGATGAGGATTTAAAGCCGGGAAAGCTTTCAGAAAAGTCGTTTGGGATCTATAATGTCGATTTAACACCAATATATGATGCCGGTCTCTCCAAAAACAGTCAG GGTGGTGATACAGCACCAACTCCCACCATAAGTCCCCCGGCTGCGGATGCCCCTGGTACCACACTTCCGACCAACTCTTCAACGCCGACAACTACAACAACGCCTCCTACTACTACCACTCCCCATAATTCTCCTACTGCTAAGCTCAATGCATCTAAAAATACTGCAAGTTTGAGCAAAATCGACATTAGTTTTGCTATTTTCACGTTTCTAAGTATATCTTTAATGTTGTAG